CAACACTGGAAGATATTATAGCAAATATTTCTACAAGAACTGTATTCTTCCCAGTAACACTCATATAGGCCGGGATAAAAGCCACCCAGACACTGCACACAACCAGCATGCTGAATGTGATGTTTTTAGCTTCATTAAAACTATCTGGTAAATTTCTGGCCAAGAAAGCAACAATGAAACTAACAGCAGCGAGTAGTCCCATATAGCCCAAGAGTATGGAGAAGGCCAGcattgacccttcattacactggaaTATGATCTTGTCTTGATATAAGTGAGTGTTCTGTTCTGggaatggaggagatgtagatagcCAGATGATACTGAGTAACACTTGAAGTAATGAACAGAAGAAGACCAAACAGTTTGTAATTTTCACACTAATTACTTTCCTCCAGGAGCTTCCAGGTTTGGTGGCTTTGAAGGCCATGTAGACCATGATGGTTTTAGCCAGAATAGAAGAGATGGCTACTGAGAAGATGATCCCGAATGAAGTCTGGCGGAGCATACAAGTGACATGTGTAGGGCGACCCAGGAACAAGAATACACAGAGGAAAGTCAACATGATGGAAACCAGGAGGATGAAGCTCAGGGTCTGGTTATTGGCTCTGACCACTGGAGTGTCTCGGAATAGAATGAAGATGGTCAAGATTGT
Above is a window of Dendropsophus ebraccatus isolate aDenEbr1 chromosome 7, aDenEbr1.pat, whole genome shotgun sequence DNA encoding:
- the LOC138796525 gene encoding vomeronasal type-2 receptor 26-like codes for the protein MAVLLTVQRRTRDKITLINSMGLAKIPVSTCSDQCPPGYKRTLKPGIHKCCFECLKCSEGEITNETDSVSCLKCPEDQWPNDLNKCLPKPIEFLCYKNNLAVLIVSIISVLCFAKTSTILTIFILFRDTPVVRANNQTLSFILLVSIMLTFLCVFLFLGRPTHVTCMLRQTSFGIIFSVAISSILAKTIMVYMAFKATKPGSSWRKVISVKITNCLVFFCSLLQVLLSIIWLSTSPPFPEQNTHLYQDKIIFQCNEGSMLAFSILLGYMGLLAAVSFIVAFLARNLPDSFNEAKNITFSMLVVCSVWVAFIPAYMSVTGKNTVLVEIFAIISSSVGILGCIFFPKCYIILVRPELNTKSSLSKQIKAML